The Neoarius graeffei isolate fNeoGra1 chromosome 10, fNeoGra1.pri, whole genome shotgun sequence genome has a segment encoding these proteins:
- the LOC132892779 gene encoding H-2 class II histocompatibility antigen, A-U alpha chain-like isoform X1 codes for MKLFLIFFTLMCVRDTESQFKHHRLLIIECSEKNKEFMWGADGDEEFYADFEKKKGVIMLPPFADPIGFPGQYEFAEANLPICQQNLQVSNKAFKDRPVPQDAPQSSIYPKQKMQLGSENMLICHSARFFPPPVTVRWTKNSVDVTEQSTLSRYYPNKDKTYNQFSHLPFTPQEGDVYTCTVEHEALETPDTKTWEVDVELPSVGPSVVCGVGLAVGLLGVATGTFFLVKGNRCN; via the exons ATGAAATTATTTCTCATCTTTTTCACACTAATGTGTGTGAGGGACACTGAATCACAGT TTAAACATCACAGACTGCTAATAATCGAATGTTCAGAGAAGAATAAGGAGTTTATGTGGGGGGCCGATGGAGATGAGGAGTTTTATGCAGATTTTGAGAAGAAGAAAGGAGTGATAATGCTGCCTCCCTTCGCTGATCCGATTGGGTTCCCTGGACAGTACGAGTTTGCCGAGGCTAACCTGCCCATCTGCCAACAAAACTTACAGGTGTCGAATAAAGCCTTTAAAGACCGGCCGGTGCCACAGG ATGCCCCACAAAGCTCCATCTATCCCAAACAAAAGATGCAGCTGGGTTCAGAGAACATGCTCATCTGTCATTCCGCACGATTTTTCCCTCCACCTGTTACTGTACGCTGGACCAAAAACAGTGTAGATGTGACGGAACAATCCACCCTCAGCCGCTATTACCCGAATAAGGACAAAACCTACAACCAGTTCTCCCACCTGCCCTTCACTCCACAGGAAGGAGACGTTTACACCTGCACGGTGGAGCACGAGGCCCTGGAGACGCCCGACACCAAGACATGGG aggtggATGTTGAGCTTCCCAGTGTGGGTCCCTCTGTGGTCTGTGGGGTGGGTCTGGCTGTTGGACTGCTCGGAGTCGCTACTGGAACTTTCTTCCTCGTCAAAGGAAACAGATGTAACTGA
- the LOC132892779 gene encoding H-2 class II histocompatibility antigen, A-R alpha chain-like isoform X2 has protein sequence MKLFLIFFTLMCVRDTESQYFEKKKGVIMLPPFADPIGFPGQYEFAEANLPICQQNLQVSNKAFKDRPVPQDAPQSSIYPKQKMQLGSENMLICHSARFFPPPVTVRWTKNSVDVTEQSTLSRYYPNKDKTYNQFSHLPFTPQEGDVYTCTVEHEALETPDTKTWEVDVELPSVGPSVVCGVGLAVGLLGVATGTFFLVKGNRCN, from the exons ATGAAATTATTTCTCATCTTTTTCACACTAATGTGTGTGAGGGACACTGAATCACAGT ATTTTGAGAAGAAGAAAGGAGTGATAATGCTGCCTCCCTTCGCTGATCCGATTGGGTTCCCTGGACAGTACGAGTTTGCCGAGGCTAACCTGCCCATCTGCCAACAAAACTTACAGGTGTCGAATAAAGCCTTTAAAGACCGGCCGGTGCCACAGG ATGCCCCACAAAGCTCCATCTATCCCAAACAAAAGATGCAGCTGGGTTCAGAGAACATGCTCATCTGTCATTCCGCACGATTTTTCCCTCCACCTGTTACTGTACGCTGGACCAAAAACAGTGTAGATGTGACGGAACAATCCACCCTCAGCCGCTATTACCCGAATAAGGACAAAACCTACAACCAGTTCTCCCACCTGCCCTTCACTCCACAGGAAGGAGACGTTTACACCTGCACGGTGGAGCACGAGGCCCTGGAGACGCCCGACACCAAGACATGGG aggtggATGTTGAGCTTCCCAGTGTGGGTCCCTCTGTGGTCTGTGGGGTGGGTCTGGCTGTTGGACTGCTCGGAGTCGCTACTGGAACTTTCTTCCTCGTCAAAGGAAACAGATGTAACTGA
- the LOC132892772 gene encoding DLA class II histocompatibility antigen, DR-1 beta chain-like, with protein sequence MSELLRILLLLLPAILHTANGNSEAELFWCFWSSDGLSDMEYILSYTFNKINYIEFNSTVGKFVGYTAHGIYNAERFNNDTARLQARKAELESFCKHNAQIYSSDVLSKAVEPQVEVTLVKKSDGTHPARLMCSAYSFYPPDIEVTWLRNGKEIEGGVTSTEEMADGDWYYQIHSHLEYMPESGEEISCVVQHASFQKPMVYKWGESDHHSQI encoded by the exons ATGTCGGAGCTGCTGAGAATACTGCTCCTCTTACTGCCTGCCATCCTGCACACAGCAA ATGGAAATTCCGAGGCAGAGCTATTTTGGTGCTTCTGGAGCTCTGATGGTCTCAGTGACATGGAGTACATACTGTCTTACACCTTCAATAAGATCAACTACATAGAGTTTAACAGCACTGTGGGGAAGTTTGTGGGATACACTGCACACGGCATCTATAACGCAGAGAGATTTAACAATGACACTGCAAGACTGCAAGCACGGAAAGCCGAACTGGAAAGTTTCTGTAAGCACAATGCTCAGATTTACTCCAGCGACGTCCTCAGTAAAGCGG TTGAGCCTCAGGTTGAGGTCACTTTGGTAAAGAAGTCAGATGGCACTCACCCAGCCAGGCTGATGTGCAGCGCTTACAGCTTTTACCCACCAGACATTGAGGTGACCTGGCTGAGAAACGGGAAAGAGATTGAGGGAGGTGTAACATCCACTGAGGAGATGGCTGATGGAGACTGGTACTATCAGATCCACTCACATCTGGAGTACATGCCTGAATCTGGAGAGGAGATCTCCTGTGTGGTGCAACACGCCAGCTTCCAAAAGCCCATGGTCTATAAGTGGGGTGAGTCTGATCATCACAGTCAGATCTAA